A portion of the Halococcus hamelinensis 100A6 genome contains these proteins:
- a CDS encoding DNA-directed DNA polymerase II small subunit — translation MPRSSSVRVVTALASHGYNAEREAVTLIAGASDPETAIERAVDAAPDDALTLTADHARTAIDATDRAPVFDESSPPETSTIDPDNPSVSTGTRDSPDEAETPSPVETKGSTDGIGAETAAGRSNDPERRSLAVTGDITGRSTGTGTYEDFVRTFRDRYEQLSGMLRSRVNHRPTDAVDAMAGGSDAAIVGMISDIRSTANGHWLVELEDTTGTFPCLIMKDRDLASVVDELLLDEVVAVEGTLAGDGGILFVDDLHFPDVPRNHRPSTADRHVRAALISDVHVGSQEFARDRWSAFADWLHTEAAAEIEYLLIAGDMVEGVGVYPNQDEELDIVDIYDQYERFSEYLKEVPGDMEVLMIPGNHDAVRLAEPQPGFTEELRSIMTAHDARISGNPSMVTVEGVKILMYHGVSLDEVIAELPEAKASYEEPHKPMYQLLKKRHVAPQYGGHIRISPEERDYLVMDEIPDVFHTGHVHKLGYGKYHDVLALNSGCWQEQTSFQRSVNIDPDVGYAPVVDLDTLDLTIQKF, via the coding sequence GTGCCGCGCTCGTCCTCGGTTCGGGTGGTCACCGCGCTCGCCAGCCACGGCTACAACGCCGAGCGCGAGGCCGTCACCCTCATCGCAGGTGCGAGCGACCCCGAAACCGCGATCGAACGTGCCGTCGACGCCGCCCCGGACGACGCGCTCACGCTCACCGCCGACCACGCCCGGACGGCCATCGATGCGACCGACCGCGCCCCCGTCTTCGACGAGTCCAGCCCGCCGGAAACCTCGACAATCGATCCCGACAACCCCTCCGTTTCGACTGGAACCCGGGACTCACCCGACGAAGCCGAAACCCCTTCTCCAGTTGAAACGAAGGGGTCGACCGACGGGATCGGAGCCGAGACGGCCGCTGGACGGTCGAACGACCCCGAACGCCGCTCGCTCGCGGTGACCGGCGACATCACCGGGCGTTCCACCGGAACCGGAACCTACGAGGACTTCGTGCGGACCTTTCGCGACCGCTACGAACAGCTCTCGGGGATGCTCCGCTCGCGGGTCAACCACCGCCCCACCGACGCCGTCGACGCGATGGCGGGCGGGAGCGACGCCGCGATCGTCGGGATGATCTCGGACATCCGCTCGACCGCGAACGGCCACTGGCTGGTCGAACTCGAGGACACCACCGGGACCTTCCCCTGTCTCATCATGAAGGACCGCGACCTGGCTTCCGTCGTCGACGAACTCCTCCTCGATGAGGTCGTCGCCGTGGAGGGCACCCTCGCGGGCGACGGCGGCATCCTGTTCGTCGACGACCTCCACTTTCCCGACGTCCCTCGAAACCACCGCCCCTCGACCGCCGACCGCCACGTCCGCGCCGCCCTCATCTCGGACGTCCACGTCGGCAGCCAGGAGTTCGCCCGCGACCGCTGGTCGGCCTTCGCCGACTGGCTCCACACAGAGGCGGCCGCCGAGATCGAGTACCTCCTGATCGCCGGCGACATGGTCGAAGGCGTCGGGGTCTACCCCAACCAGGACGAGGAACTCGACATCGTCGACATCTACGACCAGTACGAGCGCTTCTCGGAGTACCTCAAGGAGGTCCCCGGTGACATGGAGGTCCTGATGATCCCGGGCAACCACGACGCCGTCCGGCTGGCCGAACCCCAACCGGGATTCACCGAGGAGCTCCGCTCGATCATGACCGCCCACGACGCCCGGATCTCGGGGAACCCCTCGATGGTCACCGTCGAGGGCGTGAAGATCCTGATGTACCACGGCGTGAGCCTCGATGAGGTGATCGCCGAACTCCCCGAGGCGAAAGCCAGCTACGAGGAACCCCACAAGCCGATGTACCAGCTCCTGAAGAAACGCCACGTCGCGCCCCAGTACGGCGGCCACATCCGGATCTCGCCCGAGGAGCGGGACTACCTCGTGATGGACGAGATCCCCGACGTCTTCCACACCGGCCACGTCCACAAGCTCGGCTACGGCAAGTACCACGACGTGCTCGCGCTCAACTCGGGTTGCTGGCAGGAACAGACCAGTTTCCAGCGCAGCGTCAACATCGACCCCGACGTGGGCTACGCGCCGGTCGTCGACCTCGACACCCTCGACCTCACGATCCAGAAGTTCTGA
- a CDS encoding S24/S26 family peptidase → MASGDGGDSWQWNDRETGSGGDGDDGDDGNEASGGGPLSRVRWFFDTDEEWVVFVREVLSSLGIVVVIGLVLFGVSGLWPPLVAIESESMTPHMQKGDLVFVMEEHRFAGGAAQDGTGVVTYRSGAAADYTQFDEPGDVIVYQPDGDPQATPIIHRARFWVNESENWYEKANESYLGTAENCEELANCPAPHAGFVTKGDANDAYDQISTGLDPISGPVEPSWVVGTAELRIPWLGKIRLFFGQVSATPSGSVGNETVGTAGTTTPTVSTVASAPSTAITAPTAPTATTPITGNGPAPAAPAP, encoded by the coding sequence ATGGCTTCCGGAGACGGTGGGGATTCGTGGCAGTGGAACGACCGGGAGACCGGCTCCGGGGGCGACGGGGACGACGGCGACGACGGGAACGAGGCGAGCGGCGGCGGGCCGCTCTCGCGTGTGCGGTGGTTCTTCGACACCGACGAGGAGTGGGTGGTGTTCGTTCGAGAGGTGCTTTCGAGCCTCGGGATCGTGGTGGTGATCGGGCTGGTGCTGTTCGGGGTGAGCGGGCTCTGGCCGCCGCTGGTCGCGATCGAGAGCGAGAGCATGACCCCCCACATGCAGAAGGGCGACCTCGTCTTCGTCATGGAGGAACACCGGTTCGCGGGCGGGGCGGCCCAGGACGGAACCGGCGTGGTGACCTACCGGTCGGGGGCCGCCGCGGACTACACCCAGTTCGACGAGCCCGGCGACGTCATCGTCTATCAGCCGGACGGCGACCCACAGGCGACGCCGATCATCCACCGCGCGCGCTTCTGGGTGAACGAGAGCGAGAACTGGTACGAGAAGGCGAACGAGTCCTACCTCGGGACCGCCGAGAACTGCGAGGAGCTGGCGAACTGTCCCGCCCCGCACGCCGGGTTCGTCACGAAGGGCGACGCCAACGACGCCTACGACCAGATCAGTACGGGACTGGACCCGATCAGCGGTCCGGTCGAACCGTCGTGGGTCGTCGGCACCGCCGAACTCCGGATCCCGTGGCTCGGGAAGATCCGGCTGTTCTTCGGCCAGGTGAGCGCGACGCCGAGCGGCTCCGTGGGGAACGAGACCGTTGGAACGGCTGGGACGACGACTCCGACCGTCTCGACGGTGGCTTCGGCCCCGAGCACTGCAATTACCGCACCGACCGCACCTACCGCAACGACCCCAATTACCGGGAACGGACCCGCACCGGCCGCGCCAGCGCCCTGA
- a CDS encoding AAA family ATPase, with translation MTRDDPTPDDHDGEETSPEVERDADNGGADANDPDDTEDSDIADDPDIPKESRPDESDFPDDSDLSNDSDIGDDLDIPDDPAVEEATSEADRPGRRPATEADSTDSDPFAVHSTDEPGSPSDPSADDGMAPVTDPTPSPEGGGSGGSSSQGLFDDLLSGDPIFENKDVLRPSYTPERLPHRNEQINNMATILVGALRGETPSNILIYGKTGTGKTASAKFVSNELETTSQKYDVPCEVEYINCEVTDTQYRVLAQLANTFIEANQRHVETRLDEVRELADRAETDPAALDGTEFDTVDDVGDRVEELEADLAEFEPVPMTGWPTDRVYATFFDAVDYRERVVVIMLDEIDKLVEKSGDDTLYNLSRMNSELDNSRVSIMGISNDLKFTEFLDPRVKSSLGEEEIVFPPYDATQLRDILAARATLAFVDDALSEDVIPLCAAFAAQEHGDARRALDLLRTAGELAERSQTDRVDEDHVREAQEKIEIDRVVEVVRTLPTQSKVVLFAVILLERKGAKNINTGEVYNIYRRLCDEIDADVLTQRRVTDLISELDMLGIVNAVVVSKGRYGRTKEMNLSVPIEDTEAVLTSDSRLGDIEDVKPFVQARFDN, from the coding sequence ATGACACGAGACGACCCGACACCCGACGACCACGACGGCGAGGAGACCTCTCCGGAGGTAGAGCGCGATGCCGACAACGGGGGAGCCGACGCGAACGACCCCGACGACACGGAGGATTCCGACATCGCCGACGACCCCGATATCCCGAAAGAGTCTCGCCCGGATGAGTCCGACTTCCCGGACGACTCCGACCTCTCGAATGACTCTGATATCGGGGACGACCTCGATATCCCGGACGACCCCGCCGTCGAGGAGGCCACAAGCGAGGCCGACCGACCGGGCCGCCGGCCTGCGACGGAGGCCGACTCCACCGACTCCGACCCGTTCGCGGTTCACTCCACGGACGAGCCCGGATCGCCGTCCGACCCGAGCGCCGACGACGGGATGGCTCCGGTCACGGACCCGACCCCCTCCCCGGAGGGCGGGGGGAGTGGGGGGAGTTCCTCCCAGGGGTTGTTCGACGACCTCCTGAGCGGCGACCCGATCTTCGAGAACAAGGACGTACTGCGGCCCTCCTACACCCCCGAGCGCCTCCCGCACCGCAACGAGCAGATCAACAACATGGCGACCATCCTCGTCGGCGCGCTCCGTGGGGAGACCCCCTCGAACATCCTGATCTACGGCAAGACGGGGACGGGAAAGACCGCGAGCGCGAAGTTCGTGAGCAACGAGCTCGAAACCACCTCCCAGAAGTACGACGTCCCCTGTGAGGTCGAGTACATCAACTGCGAGGTCACCGACACCCAGTACCGAGTGCTCGCCCAGCTCGCGAACACCTTCATCGAGGCCAACCAGCGACACGTCGAGACCCGCCTCGACGAGGTTCGCGAGCTCGCCGACCGTGCCGAGACGGACCCGGCGGCGCTCGACGGAACCGAGTTCGACACCGTCGACGACGTCGGGGACCGGGTCGAGGAGCTGGAAGCCGACCTCGCCGAGTTCGAGCCGGTGCCGATGACCGGCTGGCCCACCGACCGGGTCTACGCCACCTTCTTCGACGCGGTGGACTACCGCGAACGCGTCGTCGTGATCATGCTCGACGAGATCGACAAACTCGTCGAGAAGTCGGGCGACGACACCCTCTACAATCTCTCGCGGATGAACTCCGAGCTCGACAACTCGCGGGTCTCGATCATGGGGATCTCGAACGACCTCAAGTTCACCGAGTTCCTCGACCCCCGGGTGAAGTCCTCCCTGGGCGAGGAGGAGATCGTCTTCCCGCCCTACGACGCGACCCAACTCCGGGACATCCTCGCCGCGCGCGCGACGCTCGCGTTCGTCGACGACGCGCTCTCGGAGGACGTCATCCCGCTCTGTGCGGCCTTCGCCGCCCAGGAACACGGCGACGCCCGGCGCGCGCTCGACCTCCTGCGGACCGCCGGCGAACTCGCCGAACGGAGCCAGACCGACCGGGTCGACGAGGACCACGTTCGCGAGGCCCAGGAGAAGATCGAGATCGACCGGGTGGTCGAGGTGGTCCGCACCCTCCCCACCCAGTCGAAGGTCGTGCTGTTCGCGGTCATCCTCCTCGAACGCAAGGGCGCGAAGAACATCAACACCGGCGAGGTCTACAACATCTACCGTCGGCTCTGCGACGAGATCGACGCCGACGTCCTGACCCAGCGCCGCGTCACCGACCTCATCTCCGAACTCGACATGCTCGGGATCGTCAACGCGGTCGTGGTCTCGAAGGGTCGCTACGGCCGAACCAAGGAGATGAACCTCTCGGTACCCATCGAGGACACCGAAGCCGTCCTCACCAGCGACTCACGGCTCGGCGACATCGAGGACGTCAAACCGTTCGTCCAGGCGCGCTTCGACAACTGA
- a CDS encoding Era-like GTP-binding protein — MGLLTGLRNSISNFFTGGQKQRRIGIYGPPNAGKTTLANRIARDWTGDAVGPESQVPHETRRARRKEDIEIERNGKSVTIDIVDTPGVATKVDYTEFLDHDMEKDDAVRRSREATEGVAEAMHWLREDVDGVIYVLDSAEDPFTQVNTMLVGIIESQDLPVLIFANKIDLEESSIQRIKNAFPQHETVPLSALEGENMDEVYEKIAEYFG, encoded by the coding sequence ATGGGACTGCTCACTGGACTCCGGAACAGCATTTCGAACTTCTTCACGGGCGGGCAGAAACAGCGCCGTATCGGTATCTACGGACCGCCGAACGCCGGCAAGACCACGCTCGCGAACCGGATCGCGCGCGATTGGACCGGCGACGCGGTGGGGCCCGAAAGCCAGGTTCCACACGAGACCCGCCGAGCCCGTCGGAAGGAGGACATCGAGATCGAACGCAACGGCAAATCCGTCACCATCGACATCGTCGATACGCCCGGTGTCGCCACCAAGGTCGACTACACCGAGTTCCTCGACCACGACATGGAAAAGGACGACGCGGTCCGGCGCTCGCGCGAGGCCACCGAGGGCGTCGCGGAGGCGATGCACTGGCTCCGCGAGGACGTCGACGGCGTTATCTACGTGCTCGACTCGGCGGAGGACCCGTTCACGCAGGTCAACACCATGCTGGTGGGGATCATCGAGAGTCAGGATCTCCCGGTTCTGATCTTCGCCAACAAGATCGACCTCGAGGAATCGAGCATCCAGCGGATCAAGAACGCCTTCCCGCAGCACGAAACGGTGCCGCTCTCGGCGCTCGAAGGGGAGAACATGGACGAAGTGTACGAAAAGATAGCGGAGTACTTCGGCTGA
- a CDS encoding DUF2073 domain-containing protein, whose translation MADADDDPSIGAGDDGNGEDESPAPSDSVQLDMISGERMDQLTSMEKIRLILDGVHDGNIVILEEGLDPDEESKLIEVTMTEISPDGFTGIEIETYPGAGQSSGGIFDRLMGRNSDTKLTVIGPANRLETLHKDETLISTLVTRR comes from the coding sequence ATGGCCGACGCAGACGACGACCCGAGCATCGGTGCCGGCGACGATGGCAACGGCGAGGACGAGAGCCCCGCCCCGTCCGACAGCGTCCAACTCGACATGATCAGCGGCGAGCGGATGGACCAGCTCACGAGCATGGAGAAGATCCGGCTGATCCTCGATGGGGTCCACGACGGCAACATCGTGATCCTGGAAGAGGGGCTCGACCCCGACGAGGAGTCGAAGCTCATCGAGGTCACCATGACCGAGATCAGCCCCGACGGGTTCACCGGGATCGAGATCGAGACCTACCCCGGGGCCGGCCAATCGAGCGGCGGCATCTTCGACCGCCTGATGGGGCGAAACTCCGACACCAAGCTCACCGTGATCGGGCCGGCCAACCGGCTCGAAACCCTCCACAAGGACGAGACGCTGATCAGCACGCTCGTCACGCGTCGGTAA
- a CDS encoding OapC/ArvC family zinc-ribbon domain-containing protein, giving the protein MPHQCTQCGHTFPDGSKEMLSGCPECGGNKFKFEPAADARASSATPPDSGPSPSAENPAQADARREVASGDDHPPDTADPVGGPGSTGNEGVSNDGLSEPPTNGTADPPPETEPTADTPDPASDTPDPAGESDMAALRRELDDQFESIKILEPGQYELNLMELYNREEYIIALQEDGQYVIEVPETWLGDDEA; this is encoded by the coding sequence ATGCCGCATCAATGCACCCAGTGTGGTCACACGTTCCCCGACGGCTCGAAGGAGATGCTCTCGGGCTGTCCGGAGTGCGGGGGCAACAAGTTCAAGTTCGAACCCGCCGCCGACGCACGCGCGAGCAGCGCGACTCCCCCTGATTCGGGACCATCCCCATCGGCCGAGAACCCGGCACAGGCCGACGCACGACGCGAGGTCGCTTCCGGGGACGACCACCCTCCTGACACCGCCGACCCGGTCGGTGGCCCCGGCTCGACCGGAAACGAGGGGGTGTCGAACGACGGGCTATCGGAACCACCTACGAACGGGACTGCCGACCCGCCTCCCGAAACCGAGCCGACGGCGGACACGCCCGACCCCGCGAGCGACACGCCCGATCCCGCGGGCGAGTCCGACATGGCGGCGCTCCGGCGCGAACTCGACGACCAGTTCGAGAGCATCAAGATCCTCGAACCCGGCCAGTACGAACTCAACCTGATGGAGCTCTACAATCGGGAAGAGTACATCATCGCGCTCCAGGAGGACGGCCAGTACGTCATCGAAGTCCCCGAGACGTGGCTCGGCGATGACGAAGCCTGA
- the glpK gene encoding glycerol kinase GlpK codes for MTPDTYVGAVDQGTTGTRFMVFDHEGRVVANAYERHEQFYPEPGWVEHDPVEIWEKTQSVVREALDSAGIEATQLEAIGVTNQRETTLFWDAESGQPIHRAIVWQDRRTTDRVEELEANGKAETIQAKTGLQPDAYFSATKAEWLLDNADPIKLQRARPADTRERAEAGDLHFGTIDSWLIEKLTGNHVTDVTNASRTMLFDIHEMAWDDELLEEFRVPRATLPEVRPSSDEDYYGTTDPDGFLGAEVPVAGALGDQQAALFGQTCFDEGDAKNTYGTGSFFLLNTGEEAVESDNGLLTTVGFQRSGEPVQYALEGSIFVTGAAVEWLGDVGLIDDAGETEDLARSVDSTDGVYLVPAFTGLGAPHWDQRARGTIVGMTRGTRREHIVRATLESIAYQTRDVAEAMEHDSGIEVEELRVDGGAVKNNFLCQLQADVLGVDIVRPEVDETTALGSAYAAGLAVGYWGTADELRKNWQVDSEFTPKRTSEGDAMYERWHDAVDRSLDWARED; via the coding sequence ATGACACCAGACACCTACGTCGGCGCGGTCGACCAGGGAACGACGGGCACCCGATTCATGGTCTTCGACCACGAGGGCCGAGTCGTCGCCAACGCCTACGAACGACACGAACAGTTCTATCCCGAACCCGGCTGGGTCGAGCACGACCCGGTCGAGATCTGGGAGAAGACCCAGTCGGTGGTACGCGAAGCCCTCGACAGCGCGGGGATCGAGGCCACCCAGCTCGAAGCCATCGGGGTCACCAACCAGCGCGAGACCACGCTGTTCTGGGACGCCGAGTCCGGCCAGCCGATCCACCGCGCGATCGTCTGGCAGGACCGCCGGACCACCGACCGGGTCGAGGAGCTCGAAGCGAACGGGAAGGCCGAGACCATCCAGGCGAAGACCGGACTCCAGCCCGACGCCTACTTCTCGGCCACCAAGGCCGAGTGGCTCCTCGACAACGCCGACCCGATCAAGCTCCAGCGCGCACGGCCCGCCGACACCCGCGAACGGGCCGAGGCCGGCGACCTCCACTTCGGCACCATCGACTCGTGGCTTATCGAGAAGCTCACGGGCAATCACGTCACTGACGTGACCAACGCCTCGCGAACCATGCTGTTCGACATCCACGAGATGGCGTGGGACGACGAGCTCTTGGAGGAGTTCCGGGTTCCGCGCGCGACCCTGCCCGAGGTTCGGCCCTCCAGCGACGAGGACTACTACGGCACCACGGACCCGGACGGCTTTTTGGGGGCCGAGGTGCCCGTCGCGGGCGCGCTCGGCGACCAGCAGGCCGCGCTGTTCGGCCAGACGTGTTTCGACGAAGGCGACGCGAAGAACACCTACGGAACGGGCTCCTTCTTCCTGCTCAACACCGGCGAGGAGGCCGTCGAGAGCGACAACGGCCTGCTTACGACGGTGGGCTTCCAGCGCTCGGGCGAACCCGTCCAGTACGCGCTCGAAGGTTCGATCTTCGTCACCGGCGCGGCGGTCGAGTGGCTCGGCGACGTCGGTCTGATCGACGACGCCGGCGAGACCGAGGACCTCGCGCGGAGCGTGGATTCGACGGACGGCGTCTACCTCGTGCCGGCCTTCACCGGGCTGGGCGCGCCCCACTGGGACCAGCGCGCACGCGGGACCATCGTCGGGATGACCCGTGGGACGCGCCGCGAGCACATCGTCCGCGCGACGCTCGAATCGATCGCCTACCAGACCCGCGACGTCGCCGAGGCGATGGAGCACGACTCCGGTATCGAGGTCGAGGAGCTCCGAGTGGACGGCGGCGCGGTCAAGAACAACTTCCTCTGTCAGCTCCAGGCCGACGTGCTCGGTGTGGATATCGTGCGACCGGAGGTCGACGAGACCACCGCGCTCGGCTCCGCGTACGCGGCGGGGCTCGCGGTGGGCTACTGGGGGACCGCCGACGAGCTCCGGAAGAACTGGCAGGTCGACAGCGAGTTCACCCCGAAGCGGACCAGCGAGGGCGACGCGATGTACGAGCGCTGGCACGACGCGGTCGATCGCTCGCTCGACTGGGCACGGGAAGACTGA
- a CDS encoding Cdc6/Cdc18 family protein, whose translation MDIRDRIARRYHAENGPQVIRDPEAVNPAAHVRDPVGRGPVLERLLDRLDPAFEGTIPPNTYVWGPKGAGKSALVTALFGELRRLEGGSRASIHTTTRVDDAATVTFGYVDARHATTEFALRHAILDELVDESVPKNGVSTSRFRSLLADHVASSGRRAVVAVDHLGDPETPSLRAVAEFLDGVSGSVAWVGVGRPPPEELDPSPSETIGIDSAPSYLLADILSDRASAGLARGTLDHEATRRVAEWADGDAHDALAAVFGAAVVADDAGEDRVRSDALDAGIEGVPRPCAAIGRVRSLPANRQRVLRELLDLGATDRESVRAAAAGVAAADTVGLSATTVERILYELADSGVVRRVSTDRTDGLGRPPSGLEPCFPALVFRRLYDLASSTP comes from the coding sequence ATGGACATCAGAGACCGCATCGCCCGCCGCTATCACGCCGAAAACGGCCCGCAGGTGATCCGCGACCCCGAAGCAGTGAATCCCGCCGCCCACGTCCGGGACCCGGTTGGACGGGGGCCGGTCCTCGAACGGTTGCTCGACCGGCTCGACCCCGCGTTCGAGGGGACGATCCCACCGAACACCTACGTCTGGGGGCCGAAGGGGGCCGGGAAGTCGGCGCTCGTCACCGCGCTGTTCGGCGAACTCCGGAGGCTGGAGGGCGGGTCCCGCGCGAGCATCCACACCACCACCCGGGTCGACGACGCCGCGACCGTCACCTTCGGCTACGTCGACGCCCGCCACGCCACGACCGAGTTCGCGCTCCGGCACGCCATCCTCGACGAACTGGTCGACGAATCGGTGCCGAAAAACGGCGTCAGCACGAGCCGGTTCCGGTCGCTGCTCGCCGACCACGTCGCCTCATCGGGTCGGCGGGCCGTGGTGGCGGTCGACCATCTCGGCGACCCCGAGACCCCGTCGCTACGGGCCGTCGCCGAGTTCCTCGACGGTGTCTCGGGGTCGGTGGCGTGGGTCGGCGTGGGGCGGCCGCCGCCCGAGGAGCTCGACCCGTCCCCGAGCGAAACGATCGGGATCGACTCCGCCCCGTCGTACCTCCTCGCTGACATCCTGTCGGACCGGGCGTCGGCGGGGCTCGCGCGCGGCACGCTCGACCACGAAGCGACCCGTCGAGTCGCCGAGTGGGCCGACGGGGACGCCCACGACGCGCTCGCCGCGGTGTTCGGGGCCGCGGTGGTCGCCGACGACGCCGGCGAGGACAGGGTCCGGTCCGACGCGCTCGACGCCGGTATCGAGGGGGTTCCCCGGCCGTGTGCCGCGATCGGTCGGGTTCGCTCGCTCCCGGCGAACCGCCAGCGCGTCCTCCGGGAACTCCTCGACCTCGGAGCCACCGACCGGGAGTCGGTTCGCGCGGCGGCGGCCGGGGTGGCGGCCGCCGACACGGTGGGGCTGTCGGCGACGACGGTCGAACGAATCCTCTACGAACTCGCCGATTCGGGTGTCGTCCGACGGGTCTCAACCGACCGAACCGACGGGCTGGGACGCCCACCAAGCGGGCTCGAACCGTGTTTTCCGGCGCTGGTCTTCCGCCGGCTCTACGACCTCGCGTCGTCGACGCCGTGA
- a CDS encoding DUF7090 family protein yields the protein MDYTLAVEDTPETIPGGTGVLLVHPSTGETDRIDTDFLNTDTDRFLVISTRTTAREVEQKLEHYEVDREKATILDTLSIERGYSRRSGEGVRYVAAPDDLDGIVETAREFLDSHDGKLRISVDSITEMVYYADEERAREAVEALLDLLGEYDAVGVFHLAREVHEDSVVEGYRDLFDGVVSLDPDGEVRGEF from the coding sequence ATGGATTATACGCTCGCGGTCGAGGACACCCCCGAGACGATTCCCGGCGGGACCGGCGTGCTCCTGGTCCACCCGAGCACCGGCGAGACCGACCGCATCGACACCGACTTCCTGAACACCGACACCGACCGTTTCCTGGTCATCTCGACCCGAACCACCGCCCGCGAGGTCGAACAGAAGCTCGAACACTACGAGGTCGACCGCGAGAAGGCCACCATCCTCGACACCCTCAGCATCGAGCGTGGCTACTCGCGACGGTCGGGCGAGGGCGTCCGGTACGTCGCCGCCCCCGACGACCTCGACGGGATCGTCGAGACCGCCCGCGAGTTCCTCGATTCGCACGACGGCAAACTCCGGATCAGCGTCGATTCGATCACCGAGATGGTCTACTACGCCGACGAGGAACGCGCCCGCGAGGCCGTCGAAGCCCTGCTCGACCTCCTGGGCGAGTACGACGCCGTCGGCGTCTTCCACCTCGCGCGCGAGGTCCACGAGGACAGCGTCGTCGAGGGCTACCGCGACCTGTTCGACGGGGTGGTCTCGCTCGACCCCGATGGCGAGGTCCGGGGCGAGTTCTGA
- a CDS encoding DUF2391 family protein, with protein MARRRISRFKVADFAQQIVGGFLLAGPFVITEEVWVAAAETSTVQWLVAVGMVFAIGYGALYQADADRDPDAEAEVGGVPIRFVSLMCVSFGSVAILMAVFGAPWTFLAGLDVPRSRWPMVTLHAIAIASVFSVVGAATADSVF; from the coding sequence ATGGCGCGGAGACGGATATCCCGGTTCAAGGTCGCGGACTTCGCCCAGCAGATCGTCGGCGGGTTCCTGCTCGCCGGCCCGTTCGTGATCACCGAGGAGGTCTGGGTGGCGGCAGCCGAGACCTCGACGGTTCAGTGGCTCGTCGCGGTCGGGATGGTGTTCGCGATCGGCTACGGCGCGCTCTATCAGGCCGACGCCGACCGCGACCCCGACGCCGAGGCGGAGGTCGGCGGGGTCCCGATCCGGTTCGTCTCGCTGATGTGCGTCTCGTTCGGTTCGGTCGCCATCCTGATGGCGGTCTTCGGCGCGCCGTGGACGTTCCTCGCGGGCCTCGACGTCCCCCGGTCCCGGTGGCCCATGGTCACCCTCCACGCGATCGCCATCGCGTCGGTGTTCAGCGTGGTCGGGGCGGCCACCGCCGACAGCGTGTTCTGA